Genomic segment of Jaculus jaculus isolate mJacJac1 chromosome 6, mJacJac1.mat.Y.cur, whole genome shotgun sequence:
agttcaacctgggctacagttaagaccctgcttcaacagaaatgaaaaaaggtaATCCAGTTTCACTTATGTGAGCAAAATCATGTCTTACAATTTTCTAACTTAATTTCCATAGCCTTATCTTGTGGtttttttgctggggttttggttttttgaggcaaggtctcactctatcacaggctgacttggagctcactctggagccccgggctggcctcaaactcactgtgatcctcctatcttgtcCTGCTGAGTGCATCACCACACACAGCTCtctgtattatttttgtttacaacGACTTTCCTAGAGATGCTTGCATAGTTCCTAACTTGTTCTAACTTGTACAAAATGTTCCTGTTAAGGAGGTGTAGACAGATGGTGGGTACCTGCAAGGAAAACAAAAGTACAAAAAGTTTGGGTGATTTGCAATTGAAGCCAGATGTGGAATTTGCGGTGTTTATCAATTCCATTCTCTTAATTCAGTTATAGAGCTGATGGGCTCATGATGGTGATGAAAACCAGTGCATGGACATAACATCTGTTTATTCTACAGGTCACCCTCTATCATTTATTAAAACTATTCCAATCAGACACCAATGCCATGCTGGGGAAAAAGACAGTGGTTTCAGAGTTCTATGATGAAATGGTAAGATTCTACAGTGAGAGGgaggtttttgaaacagggtatcatatatcctaggctggctttcaactcacTAGTAGCTGAGGAGAACCTTGAACTtttggttctcctgcctccatgtcATTATATTGGGATTATGGGTATGCATCTCTGTACCAGATTTATGCCatagtggggattgaacccagggccttatactTGCTGAGCAGatactctgccaactgagctacatccctggtcCTTACAATAAgagtttgtaaaatattttaagttggaTAATTTAttattggcttttctttttcattctatcCCTTAAGATATTTCAAGACCCAACAGCAATGATGCAACAGTTATTAACAACATCTCGTCAGCTAACATTAGGAGCCTATAAGCATGAAACAGAATGTAAGTGACATATAATAATTAATCTTGGAAAGTAATATATTCAGTAATGGTGAGAGAATTAATTGATTAGTGGCTATTAAATTTTTCTACTGACATACATAAATGGCTTAGGTGTTAAAAGAAGGTATATGTTACTATAAACAGAAGTgaacaaaataaggaaaacaatactacatggttttatttatttgtttgtttgagaaagaggcagagagagagagagagaatgggtgtgctagggcctccagccactgcaaacaaactccagatgccttgtccccttgtacatgtggcttacgtgggtcttggagagttgaactggtattcttggctttgcaggcaaataccttaactgctaagccatctctgcaacctaCTACATTGTTTTTAAATGCTTGATACTTTAACTGTAACTACTTTATTTACCCCTCATAAATCATTTGGAAATACCTGTTTTAACAAtataatttaaacaataaaattgggggctagggaaatggcttagtggttaagcacttgcctgtgaagcctaaggaccccagtttgaggctcgatttcccaagacccatgttagccagatgcacaagggggctcacacacctggagttcgtttgcagtggctggaggcactggcacacccattctctctctttctatatatatatatatatatatatatatatatatatatatatgcctctttctctctgtgtctgttgctctcaaataaataaataaacaaccaaaaaaaatttttttaaaaagataaaattggagctgtaggaatggcttagtggttaaggcgtttgcctgcaaagccaaaagagtcaggttcgattccccagggcccacattagccagatgcacaagggggcacaagtgtctagagttcgtttgcagtggctgggaggccctggtgcacccattctctctctccatccctttctccctctttctctgtcaaataaataaataaataatttttatttcattttattttattttatttggtttttcgaggtagggtctcactctagtccaggctgacctggaattcactatggagtctcagggtggccttgatccacctacctctgcctccagagtgctgggattaaaggtgtgcgccaccacactgggcaaaaatattttttaaaaaaaaagataaaattgaaGAAGTGGGAATGTCAACAGTTATCTAATAAGGAATTGAGGGTGTATTTGAATTCAGTTTTTCTGATCTCAGAGTTGGGGTTCTTTTCACCAAACCATCCCTCTTCCACTTAGTGACTGTCATGTGAAAGAACAACCTTCCATAATCAGCAGCTACCTAAAGTGTCCACAAGATGGAGATGTTGGATGCAAGCACCATTTTTCTGTGTAAAAACCAATTGATATACTTTATGTATACCCTATTTTTGcagttatattttctttagtcatttttatgtgttaatctagaatttttgttttgtctttgcatttctggggattgaacccagggtctcataaatgctaagcaagcattctaacaACTGAACTGCATCACCATTTTCTAAACTTTTCAAGTATTACATAATGTTATTTTGTCATCATAAACAATTATAATAGTTGGTAAGGTATTTATGTGTCATTATTCCAGGTACCTTTATATACCTAGAattcatttaaattttcaaataagacattatcatttgttttataaatgaaataagCAATAGAAAGCTGAAGCAACTTATTACAGCTAACAAATGATAGAGCTAGAATGAAAATTTAGAGTTTTGCTAaccttttgggaaaaaagaaagcTGCAATTTATTTTGATACTGTGATTTTGCTTATGTAAGTTACATGTCTGTATTATTTACCAGTACTTGTAGTTGTGATGTTCCTTATGTAAGCCACACCTATATTATTTAGGAATACTTGTAGTTGGCTCTCATTCCATGGCATCTCCTAGTTCTGCATGCCCCTTTATTTCTCGAGTCATATGTAGATGGATAAAAATAACTTCTAAAAGCTTTAACTGTGAGTTATTGGCTACAGTTTCATTCTTACTTATAGAAAACAGCTGATATCCTCTGTTGAGAGTTTAAATTTTCTTACCTTTCATGTCCACTTATGTTTAATGTTCTGTATCTTAAGTTGTAtacatttaaatatgaaaatattgacCTAAGGAAATGGTATGTGTGTTGTTGTATGACAGACATGTCTCAACATGTGAGAAAAAATTAAGTACAATTATTTTTGTTCCTTAGTTGCAGAACTTGAAGTGAAAACCAGAGAAAAATTAGAAGCTGCCAAGAAAAAAACAAGCTTTGAAATTGCAGAACTTAAGGAGAGATTAAAAGCAAGTCGTGAAACTATAAATTgtctaaaaaatgaaattagaaaacttgAAGAAGATGATCAGACAAAAGACATATAAACAGTGTTGAAGAGAACTTGGCAGCAAGTTAGACTGGAAATAAGGTGGACTTTAATGGAGAAATGGACTGAATGAAAAAACTGTGATGCTTCTTGGAGGAACTGCATAAATAATTGCTGACCATGGATTTCTCAGTAGTGAAGTCCAAGTATTCATACTACTTAAGCAATCATTGGGGGAAAATATATGGATGTCTTAAGAGTGGCTACTGTATGGGCATTTTACCAACGTCCTTTATGGAAATTCCATGATGTTGAGCacaattttttttacatttttattggaatatatatatgtagcttATTTTCCATTAGGCAGGCATCAGAATTTCATTATAAAGTATAATGTGCAAATTTTTATACTTCTCTCCTAGTTAGAATTAATAATAAGCTTGGTGTGTATATTTAATTTTGCAAGTACCTGTCTGCCCTCTCCTACCTCTTTTGTATATATGATGTACCCAGTAAGTAAATGTAGCTTACTgatcctgtttctgtctcttgtttttcctttgtgATTGAAGACTGTAGAGCTCCTTCAATAGAAACAATGGATCTCCACAGTATTGTGACCTTACATCTTTACTCAAGAAATgcctcaggctgggtgtggtggcacacacctttaatttcagcacttgggaggcagaaataagaggatcaccacgagtttgaggccaccctgagactacatagtgaattccgggtcagcatgagctagagtgataccctacctcaaaaaaaaaaaaaaaaaaaaaaagaaaatctttatttgagagcaaaaaggagaaagagtatgggcatgccagggcctcttgccactggaaatgagctccaaatgcatgcgccaccttgtacatctacatctggctttacataggtactagggaattgaacctgggtcagctggctttgtaagcaagtacctgtaactactgagccatcttctcaatcCCTCATTTCTGCTTAAGTTGTGGGAtttgtatgtattatatatagaTTGTACAACGGTTTTGTGGTATGAAATTTATGCTAGGTCCTTTAGGGCTTGAGAGGGATATATAGATAGTAGGAATTTCAGATTTCACCCACCTTTTAGACCACTGCCTACCAGGCCCATGAAGATTGGAGTCCCAAAGTATATGTAGGACATACCTACATATAATCAGAAGAAATTCATGAAGAAAAGTCTTAATTTTACTTGAAAAACCTTAATATGAAAAGTCATCCCTGTGCTCATAAAAGCAAAGTCCATATCAGCACGTCTAAAATTATGCATACATAGAGGTTTAGAATGCAGAGTGCCTCAGTCTTGCCCTTCAGCTTTTAGTGCTATGCTGGGgtaatgaagtgatgttgtatcttgtcaaaggccttttctgcatctattgaaatgatcatgtggtttttatgtttaactttgtttatatggtatattacattgacaaatttctgtatgttgaaccacccctgttcctgggatgaatcccacttggtcaaggtggataatgcttttgatgtgttgttggatttggttgcgaggattttgttcaggatctttgcatctaagttcatcagggaagtaggccggtagttttcttttcttgtggcatctctacctggttttggaattagggtgatactagcttcataaatggagttgggtagctttccctgttctccaattgggtggcacagtttgaggaagattggtttgagttcttccatgaaggtttgatagaattcagctgagaagccatctggtcctggactcttcttttgggggaggtttttttttttttttttattactttttcaatctccatgagtgtgatgggttcattgaggagattaatctgctctgagtttagctttgatagatggtatgagtccaggaatttatctgtctcctctacattatccagttttgtggaatagaggtttttgaaataagtcctgatgattctccctccactttccccttcacaactccactctccatcatagcctctccccatctccatcagtctcttttattttgatgttatcatcttttcctcctattatactggtcttgtataggtagtgccaggcgctgtgaggtcatggatatccaggccattttgtgtctggaagagtgcattataagcagtcctaccccttctttggctctggcattcttCCCATCATCTCTTCtttaatggaccctgagtcttggaaggtgtgatagagatgttttagtgctgagcactcctctgtcacttctcagtactgtggtgcctttggagtcatcccaaggtcactgccatctgaaaagagaagcttctctaaccaaaagtgactcagaaggcatcatagtgctggaaagaagtgactggagtactgagtaataccttgatcacaccttccaaggctcagggtctaatgtggaagaggtggcggaaagaatgtgagacccaaaggaagggtaggactccttacaacgtgttccctccagatataaaatggcctggatatccatgacctcatagtgcctgacactatctacacaagaccatcatatgaggaggaaaagatcatgacatcaaaataaaagagagactgattgagatggggagggtatatgatggagaatggaatttcaaaggggaaagtggtggggggaggagagggagattattaccatgggatactttttataatcatggaaaatgttaataaaaattgagggaaaaaagtgagagtagcattaatatatgggtgtgaacattaagagaaatgtttgccaggcagtttgatgggcataatatatacatttacaaagacaacagcaggcattagacccctagggctcatgacttcctctgtcataggttttcaatatcagacatgtattccctcccatggagcaggcctccagtccaattagagagcagttggtttctcccataacagacatgccactattgcacccattggctcatttggcctggctggccaaacttaaggtttgcagtgtccactgttgtttatttatactgatgacttctgtccgatagagctgcatgcaacatagctctttccagctttctgtcagctggtctacacagaggaggttttcagcttagctccagcaggatttctcagtgaccttgcagcccaagtatatggagtcttcagcaatagggtcttaccatctattcctggtgggaaaccacgagcctcggcaatggcctgtaatgttgtgGGGGCACCAGgaaccaccctggccaacaattcactgaaaggtatcccatcgctggcattgaaaattttctagtaacaatctttggcttctgggtgtgccattgtctaagaaagtaggtttccatatgacttattcatacccttttaGGTTTTGACTAACCCTCCTCCCACTCTTTCTTTACTCAATTGCTAGTGTTGCTAAATATTATAAAAACCTTTAGGATAGTCTGTAAGGTCTTGATTTCTGTCTTCCCACTCTTCCTTCATGGAGGCAAGAACTAAaaagacccaggcatggtggcacatgcctttaatcccagccttgaggattgccatgagttcaaaagcaccctgagactacgtcatgaattccaggtcagcttgggctagagcaagaccctacctcaaaatacaaaaacaaaacaaaacaaaaaaagaactaaaaggaATTAAAGGAAACTTGGATAATTAGGcagcagcctttttttttcttttgaggttgcTCTAGTCccagccgacctggaattcactatgtagtctcagggtgaccttgcactcacagtgatcctcctaccacagcctcccactccctcggctgggattaaagacattcccaccatgcctggctggcagtGCTCGTCTTTAAAGCTTTCATTTTCTATTCAGTTTAGGTGGTTAGTCTGTTAGTTACCCATTGTTTACAGATGGGAGATTGATGTTGAGTCAACCACTGATGACTGACGGGAGTAACAGACAGCTGTGGGCCTCTCTGCTTCAATAATGAAGGCTCGTGTTTAAAACattcccctttcttctctctgttacTCCTACCCACATACTTCTCAAGGCTCTTTCCTTTAATTTAAAACTATTAATAATTAGGTTggtcatggtgatgcacacctgtaattccagcacttgggatgtggaagcaggaggatcagagttcaagatcatcttcaggTACATAAtttgaggccaatttgggctacatgaaacccctgactcagggctggaaggatggcttagtggttaaggagcttgcccgccaggcgtggtggcgcatgcctttaatcccagcacttgggaggcagagaaaggtaggaggatcgccttgagttcgaggccaccctgagacaccatagtgaattccaggtcagcctgggctagagtgagaccctacctcgaaaaagcaaaaaaaaaaaaatagccagatgcatgagggggtatacacatctggaattcatttgcagtggctggaagccctggcatgcccattgtctctctctttctgattcaaataaataaaaataaataaaataaaaaaccctgactcaaaacaggaaaaaaaaaaaaaaagtcaggtgtggtggtgcacgcctttattcccagcactggggaggcagaggtaggaggactgccatgagtttgaggcaccctaagactacatagtgaattccaggttagcctgggctagagtgagactctaccttgaaaaacaaaacaaaaagttttaaaggaaggaaggaggaagaggggaaggaggaaaaggaaagacagaagaaaacttAACAAATATGTACATCAGGTGGCAAAATGCCAAACACTGAGGCTAAGAATCTTGTTAGAAgaagggtatggtggcacaggcctgtgttctcagcactgggaaggtggaggctagaggaccATGTGTTCCAGACTATTTGGGACGATatagaaagatcctgtctcaagaaacaaaattaaaaactcatgtgagggctggagggattgcttaatggttaaggcatttgtctacaaagccaaaggacccagattcaattccccaggacccacataaaccagatgcacaaggtggtgtgaatatgcacatgtacatataccagacacacattatatatatgaaacaaaaaaaaccagttgCCCATATATTGATCATTGTGGAAGCTCTGTAATGGGCACATAggaatttgtaattttttctatttttgcatATGTTTGAGAGTTCTTAATCCATGGGGGTGcatggagaggtaggaggatcaccatgagttcaaggcgacccttagactgcatagtgaattccagttcagcctgggctagagtaagatcctacctggggaaaaaaaacaaacaaacaaactttatttatttatttattttttggttttttgaggtagggtctcatctggtccaggctgacctggaattaactctgtcatctcagggaggccttgaactcatggcaatcctcctacctctgcctcccgagtgctgggattaaaggcaagtgccaccacgcccggctgctaaaaaaaaaaactttatttttaatataagatGGAGGGAATCAGTGTTTCATTTATCTTCTGTCTATAGTCAATAAAGAATAAGCCCATCGATCTTATTAGATCACTGCATTCTGATCTGGTGACGACAACTACCATTGCATGGTTAGCCTGAGCATGTTTACTTCCATCTCTTCTTTGcatttgagatgaggtctctcattgaacccagagctcactgattctgagTCTAGCTAGCCGTCTTGTTCTAGGGATCCTGCTATCTCTGacccccaagtgctggcattacaggccacgatgcccatcattttttttaatttttattagcattttccatgattataaaaaaaatcccatggtaattccctccctcccccaccacactttcccctttgaaattccattctccatcatattacctccccatcacaatcattgtactcacatatatacaatatcaatctattaagtaccctcctcccttcctttctcttccctttatgtctcctttttaacttactggcctctgctactaagtattttcattctcatgcagaagcccaatcatctgtagctagtatccacatatgagagagaacatgtggcgcttggctttctgggcctgggttacctcacttattgtaatcctttccaggtccatccattttttctgcaaatttcataacttcatttttctttaccactgagtagaactccgttgtataaatgtgccacatcttcattatccactcatcagttgagggacatctaggttggttccatttcccagctattataaattgagcagcaataaacatggttgagcatgtacttctaaggaaatgagatgagtcctttggatatatgcctaggagtgctatagctgggtcatatggtagatcaatctttagctgatttaggaatctccacactgatgtccacaatggctggaccagattgcattcccaccagcagtgtagaagggttcctctttttccacatccccgtcaacatttatgatcatttgttttcatgatggtggccaatctgacaggagtgagatgatatgtcaatgtagttttaatctgcatttccctgatggctagtgacatagaacatttttttagatgcttatatgccattcatatttcttcgtttgagaatgttctatttagctccatagcccattttttgat
This window contains:
- the Yeats4 gene encoding YEATS domain-containing protein 4 → MFKRMAEFGPDSGGRVKGVTIVKPIVYGNVARYFGKKREEDGHTHQWTVYVKPYRNEDMSAYVKKIQFKLHESYGNPLRVVTKPPYEITETGWGEFEIIIKIFFIDPNERPVTLYHLLKLFQSDTNAMLGKKTVVSEFYDEMIFQDPTAMMQQLLTTSRQLTLGAYKHETEFAELEVKTREKLEAAKKKTSFEIAELKERLKASRETINCLKNEIRKLEEDDQTKDI